One Arvicanthis niloticus isolate mArvNil1 chromosome X, mArvNil1.pat.X, whole genome shotgun sequence genomic window, TATACATTAAGTTGAACCTTTGGCACTAGGAACCAGGGCATCTCATCACGTAGCATTAACACATATTAGAAAACTGTGTAGTGTCAAAGGGATAGAACCACCAGCATTCAAGCAATGTTGTCAACTAGGCAATAAAATGGTCTACTGAATTTCTTCTTTGTCTAATTACTGCATACACTGGTAGCAACTTTGAAACGAGGAAAGGAGCTGGGCActccttttattttctgtctatAACAGAACAGGAAACAAACTGAAACATAAGCCCTGTTTTACACTGACAGTTTTAAAGAACATCAATTATACCATGAAAGGACTAAACAGAAGTGTTTACAGATACCAGACAATAGTGAGCGGTCAGTAGACCTTCACAGGGCTTTGCGATGATAGTCAGCAGAAGCCACTTTGTAATCACTGGCAGTAAACAGGGAGGCAGAATTCTTTGCCAGATACTTAAGAAAATCATGCAGATAGCCCAGCAATAATGCCAGGCTTTTCTCATCAAGGGGCGTATAAGCCAACATCGCCCCAATTCTCACGAATAATCTCAGTAGGTGTGGCGCCCCATAGATCTGCGACATAGGCGCATCAGGGTGAGCCAGCAGAATCTCAGCATACTGAGGCCTTTCAAACTTGTACAGCAGCTGAGTGCCCAGCATCACATTGAAATACTCTTTTATGCCTCCCACAACTTCATTAACTGCATACTCCTTATTATCAACATTTCCCTGTGACTTCTTGCAATTGGCATACTCCTCAAGAATGGCATCTACATTCTTTTTAGCAGGGAGCTGGAACAACTGCTTCTGCCTAGTAACCAAGTCCCAGTCCTCCACCAGCCATGGTTTTAATTCTTCAGGGATCTTCACCTTCACCTCCATCCTACTCTTGAATGCCTCTTCGCTCTCCACAGTAGGGTCAGCCCGTGCCCTCTTCTTCCGAGGGGGCTGGGGGACTTCACTGGTACTGCCACCGTCTCCGTTGCCAGCAGTCTTCTGCTtgttcttccttgtcttcctcacaGAACCAGAAGGGGGGTTCTCAGCAGAGCGACCTCCCCATCTTCCTGGCAGGGCTGGATCAAGATTCTTTGGCTGCGAACCAGCAGACTTCTTTCCTGAGGCAGCTCCTCTCATCTTACTTCTCTGCATATTGCTTCGAGTTGGTTTCTTAAAGTTGTCTTCTTCAGCAGATTGTTGTCCACGAGTTTGAGAAGCCTGCTTTCTGGAACTCATTCAACCCTGTTTTTATTCCAACCACTGTAATACATAAAGTATTATATTTGGTTGTTTACTATGGTGACTTTATGACCCACCAGACAGGCTAAAGTCTGTTGGAATATAGATTTGGGGTCCTATTTCAGAGGACCACCTGTAAGCActtctctgtcttctatctcAAGATCCTTACTCCCACCCACAACTCTTGCCTTACCTAACAACTCAACAGACACGCCCACAACTTCGTCTCTTGATGCTACTTAAAAGACAGGAATTTAATTTTAGAGAAAGATATTGTGACAAAACCTTAGAAGGAAGCAGAGTCGAAATTCAAGACTTTGGAACAAGAGTaagaatttgaaagaaataaGGAAGTTGAAGGTGAAATGAATTAACAGTAAAGGTTTGTGTATCTAAGTCTAGGTAGGTCTTGAGTAGTATGATGGCAGcacacacagaactaacacagaAGAACACAATGATCGAAGGGTAGAGTCAAAATAGGCTCTGTGTAACTAAGCCAGGGTAGTTTTAGTAAAGCACAGACTTTAAGGATTCATTTGACACCATCAGAAAACAAGACTAGTCCAGCCATAGTTACATGCATAAAGTATCTGTTTTAGTAACTATCTGCTAGAAGAGataagaaactgggaaaggagttAGTGATAACTTCAGGCTTTAAGGATCTTGTATCACAATCAAATGAGATGGTATTTATTTAAGTAAACTGCTTAGGAGAAAGGTGCTTGTTTCTGGACTTTTTATATCTGGAGTGTGCACTCAAACAGAGAATGTTCAACTCAGAGTAAAGAAATGGAGATTTATTATCATGTAGCTTGAAGCATACACTATGAACCAgtgaacctttaaaaaaaaaccagcagaaTTTCACACATAGAATTccagaaaacataagaaaagtaTTTGAGGAGTTAGCAAGAAAGAGACCACAGGTAAAATGATGAGACCTTCATCAGAGAGTAAGAAGAATGTGACTTTAGAAGATAAAGAGGTTGAATTTTAAGAGAAACAATGTTCAGTGGAAAGGAACTAAAAAACAAGACTCCTGCTATGATCGCATGACTCATTCAACAATCCCCTTGACTTACACAatgttccttctttcccttccaagGATTCCTAGTAATCTCCTAGGATGGTCTGGAAAGATGAAGTGGGAATACAACCTAGAAAGGAAAGGTATCTGCAATGAAGATGAACTTTTGTAaaaacatgtaagaaaaaaattacaaatgtgcCTTAGATATATGAAGGAAAATAGAGTTTTTGATTTGCCAAATGGAGCTGAAGACATGTATACTCTCAGCCTCTTTTTCATTTCATACATGAGAAACTATTTATTCCTAGTTGTTATGGGGTATAAGAATGACATGTTACAGCTGAGCAGCTAGCACAGTAAGCCACATAGCCATTTCCACATGTGAATATGGGTAGTTCACTGAAGTGGTACTTGCAATGAAGAACTGGTGACATTTATAGCTTCTTCAGTAGGGAAAGGATGATACAAATTACATATGCACACTACAGAATACCCAAATGAATTAAGCAGAGGCCTATATACTGACACTGAAAACTATTTAATGTCCTTAGGTAAATGGGTAAGTAGCATGGAGAGGGAGCCTAACATGGACAGGCAGGACAGGAAGAAAGCACAGCTCTTGTGAACAATGTGATTCCATTTGTTTTAAATGAGTGTGCAAATGTGTAATACATGAGCCTGTTACATATTCAGGGTAGCTTGAGGAAAGGATGGTATTCATTTTTACTTACCAAGGACCAACTCAAAGGACAAAAGCATGTATGTGTGGGGAGTGGGTTTCTGTTTACAAAAGTGCTTTGGAGAACCACAACCCATTTTTCTTAAGAGATCAACACATtctaaaataagcatttttttgAAGCTGTAGAGGTTGGAAATGTAACCCAGTAGTAGACCCAGTGGTCAGTCATGAGCACTTTCTTACCAAGAAACTTGAGAATGACAGCCGAACTTATTATAGACCATTTTCCTAATCAATCCCTAAAGCTAGCTCAAGAATAAGCCACAAGAGTAACATTTTTATTTGCCCTTACTTACATATTTAATTTGAGGTAAGCACATATTATTAAACCTTAGATCTTacctttaaaatatcatttaaaaaactgtttcCATGTTAAGATTATAATGTGCACCTTTTGGGCTATgactagacatttttttttccaacccaAGCTGATTTGTGGATCCAggtatataaaaacatatttaaggcTTTTACCCTGGGGCTAAATTGCTTCAAAAACTCTAACTTATAACCCACGCCCCATTTGTACATGTCTCTGTCCTTTTGAGTTGGCTCTTGGTAAATTTATCACTTCCTAGGatttcttcaaattatttttgaCAAATGCTTTCCCTTGGAGGGCTCTTTAATATCTGATGTTAAAGGTTTTTAATACTCTTGGCCCTATTGTAGACATTGTTCCAAATATCTCATTATTATAAAAATTCAATACCAGACACCAATGCAGATATATTAAAGAACACCAGGTAAGTATCTCTGAGGGATATATATTCTAAGAGGAATGATTCAAGGTAGTTGCCTATGTAAAGCTTTGATGATATATCCCAATTTACCTCAtaactgttttaatttgtattcctGGCAAAACCATGTCAAGTTCATTCTTCCATCTTCAAGCACATTAGATAGACAGGTAAGCATTCTACTAATCCAATTATACCTCAAACTTCAAACACCCCCTTCCCCATAAAAATCCCCCAACCCACTTTTCTTGCTCATCTAACTTGTAGTGGGGCATCTTCATTTGAGTATGTATGATTTCAAACTACTTTTTATACAATTACTggttagatctttttttttcttccatgggtatttttatttccttttgcatTAGGGTGCTTGTTTTACATTGATTCATAACACCATGTTTTTTGTTGGTATGAGTTGAAGTGTGCTTAATATTGTCTTATGGACTGGGCACACTTATGTATCTCAGTATTACAAATAAGCCTGGCTTGCTGGCTTCTTCTTTACCCTTGGCTTTGTTTCACTCAGGGAAAATGATTCCAAACAAATGCTATAGAAATTAATTCCTATGCTATTTTTTAGGATTGTCTTAGTTTCCCCCAAATTTATAGCAATCTTTTATCAATGTTCAATACCGATCAGTATTCTCAATGAGAAatgctattttataaatattcataaatttgTATGCCTTAGAAAATTATGTTACTTTTAAGTCACTCTCTTCCCAAACCCAGGTTAGCCTAGAATTTACCTTAACCCTCCTGTTTTCCTACCACTGGAACtataggtatgagccaccacacccatttCTGGGCCCTTGTGATGCTTCTGGTTGTTCTTGCAACAGTATCATAATGGTTCCATTATTATAGTTTAAAGATATTAATGTTGCTCTAGAATACTAGTCAGTGCATATAAAAGGTGGCTGAGGTGGCATTATTTTTGTTGGAAAATACTGGGGCAACCCTCTAGTGATTTGATGAAATGTGATACACTGATAACATGGAGTATCATCTTAGCTAAAGGAATGTCACTGTGAAAGAAATACCACAAAAGTTAGACAGAGATCTATGAAGGAACAAAGACATTCAAAAACTCTGTTAAATAAACATAGCTAGTGGTTTATCAACACCATAGTTTatacaaagaaaatcataaaatactCTTATGCACCTGTACACATTTAAGGCAAGGTTTTAATTAGGTCATCTAGAGGGACATGAAGAAAACTGGTGACTGTTGTAGAGAGAACAAGGGGGAAATGAGAAAAAACCTCAGCTATATATCTGATTGATGATTTTTGTGATGTGGTCACTCATGGATTTTACATACTTTCATTTTGTACTTTAGTACCACTGTACACCGTGTGCTTTACAGGCATACTACTCAGTCCCAAAGGTCCAAGGCAAGAGCCTTTTCCTCTCAGAGGCGTTCCCATTTCAGATCTCTCTGGCCCTTGCTTTGCCAGTTTTCTATGGATCAGCTCTCACTCATTTTCTAAATTGCCTCTCAGGAAACTGCCTTCTGCTTAAACATAGCCCTTACAAAGGAGAGAAATTAAGGCAATTATAGAATTCCTTTAAAAATGGAGCTGTGAAGAGACTGAGACACACCCCCCTTTCATAGGTTCATGAAACCGGACTCCAAATGTACTTTTGTTGTGTATGTGTCACAAACACCGTGTATTTACAGACTCTAACAATGTGTTGGCATAAACCTTTTAGTTAAATGTGGCGGGGCCACATTAATTACATCATGTTTTCATCTCTTGGTCTCTGGCTAAAATCAAGTATATATCAACTTTCTCAATCGGATATTGGACCATTCAACATGtctaaaaaataaaccttttttttttttttgaggaaagatCTCATgtcccaggctagactcaaacttcctatatagctgaggatgaccttgagcttctgaaacccctGCCTCTATCCCCTAAATCTTTAGATTGCAaccatgtgccactatgcctggtttgggcagttctggggaatcaaacctggagCTTCATGTATGCCAGGGAAGGACTAGACCAATTGAGCTACATTTCCAACCCAACAGATCGCTTTCAGTCTCAACAAAAGAGGAAAATTACATAAAAGATGCTTAGCATGCTGGACATGGAACCTAAAATTATCGTTCTTGGAAATTTCCTTGTAAGTAAATATccttaaaacctttttaaaagatCGATTGGAAAAGCCAGAAGTCTTAATTTCAGAATTCACTCCTAGTAGTTAATGGCTGTTTCTGGAAAATGAGAGAAATCaacaatattaattaaaaaaaataattccaagaaAATTATATTCACTACTTTACAAAAACATGCTTATATATCTGTACATAAAATGTTTCATGACTATTGAAGCCATATAAGTATTATTACAGCAAATACTTTTATGAGATAAGGACATTTTGGAACAAAGGAAGTTTCTTGCTCAGGATTACACAAAGTCGACAAGCCATCAATCAAATCCATCAAATTTGTATTTGCTCTGGTGAAAAACAATGTAATATTTGAATCTGTGAAGCCTTCACAAAGCACTAATTTTTAATTAAGAGAATAAGATTACACATGACTATactgtttttccttcccttttcagaATTTAGAGTATTTTCTCAGATGGTACCTTATTAATCTTCAAAATATTCCTATACATCTAAGAAGGTTATGTGATATAGTTGGTCTGTGAACTGAGGCCAGAGGGAAGGCACTTACCCTGTGTTCTGCAACCAGGAATGGTTCTGCAACCAGGGTCAGATCTCCTGATCCTTACTGTATAGCAAACTTAGCTTTTCTGATGATGACCTAGAAGGTCAAACAAAGAGATGGAAAAGGATATAAAAAGATATGAGATGGTGACTTTCTTTTCCATCagtaaatacaattttatctCACACAAAGGACATCAAAGCTGATaatgtacaaattttattttcttgtggttttattttcGGATAAATGTACTTTATTGTATGTTTGTcaattctggaaaaaaataattaatttctattaaggataatgtaaaataaataaaattgtcaaagaacagcAGTACAAACGGATGCGAATCCATCATCCAGCTCCAACAATTACCAACTGAAGGCCATCTTGTTTCATCTGTAACCCCACCCACTGCTCCCCCCCCCACGTTTTTTTTAAGCTATCGAAAAAATGACTTCAGAATTCtggaaattttcaaatatataccaTGGGaaaaagacaaatacagaaaaccccatctccccccccccaatctaaACGATTATTAATCCAGGGTCCCAATTAGACCCCTCCCATCTCTATCGCTGAATTTATTCTGAAGCAAAT contains:
- the Morf4l2 gene encoding mortality factor 4-like protein 2, coding for MSSRKQASQTRGQQSAEEDNFKKPTRSNMQRSKMRGAASGKKSAGSQPKNLDPALPGRWGGRSAENPPSGSVRKTRKNKQKTAGNGDGGSTSEVPQPPRKKRARADPTVESEEAFKSRMEVKVKIPEELKPWLVEDWDLVTRQKQLFQLPAKKNVDAILEEYANCKKSQGNVDNKEYAVNEVVGGIKEYFNVMLGTQLLYKFERPQYAEILLAHPDAPMSQIYGAPHLLRLFVRIGAMLAYTPLDEKSLALLLGYLHDFLKYLAKNSASLFTASDYKVASADYHRKAL